One stretch of Miscanthus floridulus cultivar M001 chromosome 18, ASM1932011v1, whole genome shotgun sequence DNA includes these proteins:
- the LOC136521293 gene encoding SUPPRESSOR OF GAMMA RESPONSE 1-like, whose amino-acid sequence MTGTTWIIDSQRFATKIKNASGSSDPSKQKWISNPSKECPKCSHVIDNSDVVHQWPGLPKGVKFDPSDQELIWHLRVKHGKSGIKPHPFIDEFIPTVEEDEGICYTHPQKLPGVKQNGSVSHFFHRTFKAYNTGTRKRRKINTDDADVRWHKTGKTKPVLVDGKQLGCKKIMVLYMSLAKGGKAEKTNWVMHQYHLGTGEDERDGEYVVSKLFFQQQFKPGDKNAQELTTSDDLESMAAEADLPDFTTLPADKHVGTIQVVHNSEHNLYQVTTSDDLESMAAEADLPDFTTLPADKHVGTIQVVHNSEQNLYQVNRNCEINIEETVVLPPSEKAEDGDNPQSQDPKLWEGDSQFELLDTQQLAEGLALCDEFLLSQSQTSCGGGDEPRVTKPCLAAYAHLSAEDFKKDLEECQRLEPTDNTNLELDNTNEFRLSQIDFSQDSFTTWAGGKTQDD is encoded by the exons ATGACAGG GACAACTTGGATAATTGACAGCCAAAGATTTGCCACCAAAATAAAAAATGCTTCTGGGTCTTCAGATCCCAGTAAACAGAAATGGATCAGCAACCCAAGTAAAGAGTGCCCAAAGTGCAGCCATGTCATCGATAACAGTGAT GTTGTTCACCAGTGGCCCGGTTTGCCTAAAGGTGTAAAATTTGATCCGTCTGACCAGGAATTAATCTGGCACTTACGGGTAAAACATGGAAAATCTGGTATAAAACCTCATCCGTTCATTGACGAATTTATTCCAACAGTTGAGGAAGATGAAGGCATCTGTTACACTCATCCACAGAAACTTCCAG GTGTTAAGCAAAATGGAAGTGTATCACATTTCTTCCACAGAACATTTAAGGCCTACAACACTGGGACTAGGAAGCGTCGAAAGATAAACACTGATGATGCTGATGTCCGTTGGCACAAGACAGGCAAGACAAAGCCAGTATTAGTTGATGGAAAACAGCTTGGCTGTAAGAAAATAATGGTGCTTTATATGAGCCTGGCAAAGGGTGGGAAGGCTGAGAAGACCAATTGGGTGATGCACCAGTACCACCTAGGCACTGGAGAGGATGAGAGAGATGGTGAATATGTCGTCTCCAAATTATTTTTTCAGCAACAGTTTAAACCTGGGGACAAGAATGCTCAAGAGCTAACCACATCGGATGATCTGGAATCAATGGCTGCTGAAGCAGATCTCCCTGATTTTACTACTTTGCCCGCTGACAAACATGTTGGTACAATCCAAGTTGTCCATAATTCTGAGCATAATCTTTACCAGGTAACCACATCGGATGATCTGGAATCAATGGCTGCTGAAGCAGATCTCCCTGATTTTACTACATTGCCCGCTGACAAACATGTTGGTACAATCCAAGTTGTCCATAATTCTGAGCAGAATCTTTACCAG GTTAACAGAAACTGTGAAATAAACATTGAAGAGACTGTTGTCCTCCCACCCTCTGAAAAAGCAGAGGATGGAGATAATCCCCAATCGCAAGATCCGAAGTTGTGGGAAGGTGATTCCCAATTTGAACTGTTAGACACTCAGCAGCTGGCAGAAGGACTCGCCCTCTGTGATGAGTTCCTCCTGAGTCAGTCTCAGACCTCCTGTGGCGGTGGAGATGAACCTAGAGTGACCAAGCCTTGCCTGGCTGCTTATGCCCACCTGTCAGCAGAGGACTTCAAGAAGGATTTAGAAGAGTGCCAGCGGTTGGAGCCCACAGATAACACAAACCTTGAGCTTGACAACACTAATGAGTTTCGACTGAGCCAAATT GATTTTTCACAGGATAGCTTTACAACATGGGCAGGTGGCAAGACGCAAGATGACTGA